The genome window ctccccccaccccggcctgGGGGaagcggggctggggagcagccctgtACCCCCCACTTTCTCCTCTACCCCAGCTGTGAAGCATTTGGGAtgggcagggaagaagaaagggctTAGTGCCCTCGtctgggggggctggagggtcTCTGACCCCatcctgccccccccgccccccccccaggctcTGGGAGCTGCCTGGGCTGGTGGGGCTTGGGGATGCTTCAAAGCCTCCCCAAAACTGCTAGCGAAATGCCGTTCCCGGATGTAGGGAGGGTTCAGGTGGTCCCGCAGAGcccctgccccatgtcccctgccTGGGGTGGGTGCTGGATCaccgccccagccccgggggtcTCTTTGAGGggattttgcagctttttctggGACCAATGTCCTCCCGTGCCGGTGTCCCTCGGGAGCCACCTGCCTCCATACCCCCCCAATTTACCCTCTCCCCCTTCTCATTTGTGCGTCAAATTGTTTCATCTcaaaaaatggtctttttttttttttttaatgttttctgtctctggtTTCTAATAAAGCCGTCGGTTTTGTAAGCACCTGGGTGCATgtcggggggctgcagcccctgccccgaGGCTGGCACTCCCCACCCCGGGTGATGCTGGTGGGGGTCTCCATGACCTGCCAGTGCCCATCGGGGACGTGACCCTGGGCTTTGGGGGTGTCGTGGGGGGGAGCGCTgctttgggggggggcaccAGGTTGGGTTTTGGGCAGCCAAGCTGCCATCGAGCCCTGGCTTTCCTGTGCTCCCCGGCGTTGCATTCACCCATCCCGTGCCacgtggggctgggctggggcacgGGCATCTTCCCTGCGTGCCGGGATGGATCCAGCCTGGCACAGAGCGCGGTGCTCGCCCTACGGCTGTTGGGTGGTGGAGCAGGGACAAGTGGGGGTGGCACGCTTGCCGTCACCCACCCCTCCCAACCCCTTGAGCCACTCGAGCCTGGGGGCTGCATCCCCGCCGTGGTGCCCCCCGCTGCTGCCCATCCTGCCGGTGCTTGGGGGGCTCCTGGCACCCACCGCGGGCTGGCAGGCCGTGCACCGGCTGCTCGGTAGAGCAAATGCCGGTGCAGCCTTAGCGCCTGCCGGGCTTAAAAGGCCACGGGAGGTGTTGGGGTGTCATTTGTCATCGCAGCTTGTTCCCCCAGGGAACTCGCTGCTGCAGGACACCGGCTTTGGGAAGAGCAACCCCTGCGCCTGCAGAGCTCGCACCGCGCTGCATCGCGCCCGGGCCTCTTGGGAATCCCTGCCTGAGCCATCCTGGTGGCAAAGCCACCTCCCAGGCCCTCTCCCTGCCAACACCGGGCTCCAGCCCCATGGCAGGCAGCCCCTCGGCCCCCCGGGCTCCCCTCCGGTGGGGACGGGCGTGCGTCCCGGTGCACCCCGCCACGCGCCTCCCCCCAGCTCCGGCAGTCGTGGCCCTGCCCGGCGCGCTTGGCTATATTTAGCCCTCCCCCGTGCTATTTCGCCTGCCTGGCAGGAGTTTATAACTGGCCGGGACAGCCCCacctcctttctgctttctctcccttcccttccctttcttttcccctttttttcctcccctctctgctcctttctACCCCGGCCGCTGCTTTGCACCCAGCTGCCCTCCCACCCTTGCCCGAACCCCCATGCTGGCAGCGCcgagctctgcctgctgccagcttgGTTTTGCTCCACCGGCTGCCGAAGCCCGGCAAGCAGCGAGCCGCCGGCATGGGGCCTGCTGAGGAGCTGGTCCGGATTGCCAAGAAATTGGATAAGATGGTGGCCAGGAAGAGCATGGTAAGGCGGCTGAGCCCGTCGGGGCGGGCGTGCACACGCGTGCAAATTTGCACATGTGTGCGTTTCTACGCATGTGCGTGTTTACGTGCGTGTGCATGCATGTTTGGACGTTGCAGCGTGGCTTgggacaggggagggagggaaagggggggtTTGCTCTTCACCCCCCTCCCGGAGGGTGGTCCCGGAGGGGCTGAGCGGGTCCAgggggtgctgagcacccacaggtgccaccagcaccctggggtgctgcctgcgctgccccagcccagcctcggGACGTCGGAGCCAGCACCCGGGGGTGCTTTATTTTGCCTCCACTTTGGGGCTCTCCTGCACCCCGTCGCTCCTGGCTGTTGGGatctgggggtgggggggggggtctctcCCGGGGGCGGCAGCTCCGGGCACCCTCGGTGGCGCGGGACCGTGGGCAAAAGTGGGCGACAGGTGCTTggcccccggcccggccacCAACACCCGATCGGGGCCGGGGCCAGTGCCGCGGGCTGAGCTCCGTGCAAGGGAAAActcccccggggggggggcacgacatcccccagccccagccctgcctgttgCACGAGCGCGTGCAAGCGTgcaaagggagggcagggggccGGGCGATGGCTCCCGGGGGGCTTTGGCGATGGCGTGCCGGGGGGAGCCTGGATCTGGCCCTGCCACCCTTTGCGGCAGGTGAGGGTCCATCCGGGGATCCTGGTGATCTGGTTACGCGTGGCGAGCAGAGTTGAGCCCGGCCCTTAAAGTTAATATTTGACTCTTTCCGCCGGCCTTTGCCCCCACGAGGTGCGGGCTCCCGGGTAGGGGGTGCAGCGGTGCCGTCCGCCCAGATCCGGTGGCTTTTTGGGATGCCAACGCTTGGAAGCGAATCAGACCCCACGGGAGCCACAggggctctgctcccccccaGTTACCCCGGGGCCAAGGGACCGATCCTGCCCAGCCCCCCTGCTCCACACCCCCGTGCCTGCGCTTCGGGGAAGGGGACGCAGTCAGGGTCCGGCCGCAGCGCGGGGACGTCCCCTGCGCCCATCGTACCGGGAGGGCCTGATCCAGCCCCTCATGGTGGGATGAGGGTCCAGCCCGGTGTGGGGCTGTGTCCCCTGCGGGGGGGATACCTGCGAGCTGGCGTCTGCTTCTGCGGCTCTAAAAATACtatggagaaggaggaggaggaggaggaggaggagggctccGTGCCGGAGCTATGTTTAGCCCTGCAGCCGCTGTGCACCCACGGGTCAGGCTGAAACCCCGCAGGTGCGTGTCCCATGGACCCTCACACGCCTGCGTGGGGACACTCAAGTGTCCCCTGGccatccccagctcccagcagctcgGGGTTTCCTTATGGAGGGGTTTTCCCAAGCTTTAAGGGAagctcctgcttcccagccaggAGATGTGACCCCGCGCCGGGATGATCCAGGAGgatttgggtttgggggtttttctaTGAGTGCATCGCTGCGGAGGGTCGGGCGTTCCCCAGGGacctgcccagggctgctttGTGTCCCCTTGGGGGCCTTGCCCTGCGCTGCCTGCTGCCGGCgagagggaaggggggatgCGGGCTGCCGCGGCGTGCCCCCCCCGCCATTTCTCTCTGGCTCCTCAAGGGCCCCCGTGGCCTCTCCCCGCTCTAGGAAGGGGCACTGGATCTGCTCAAGTCCCTCACCGGCTACACCATGACtatccagctgctgcaggtgagGGGGTCTGGGTGGGGGGCAGCAGTTGCTGGCAGGGGGGACATCCCGTGGGGTGGTTTGTCCTGTCCACCCCGTGCCAGCCGGCACATCCCTAAGGACGTGTCCCTGCTGTGCGTCCCCAGACCACGCGGATTGGGGTGGCCGTCAACTCGGTGCGGAAACACTGCTCGGACGAAGAGGTGGTGGCATCGGCCAAAATCCTCATCAAGAACTGGAAGCGGCTGCTGGGTGAGCGATGCCGGGGAGAGGCAGGAACCCCCCCAAGCCCCAACCCTTCCCGGGCCATTCTGGCACCTCAAACCCCTGATGCTTTCCagggggggtcagggtgggatCAGTCCCCAGCTGGGACGTGCAGGCTCCCATGCATCGCAGCCACCGTAACCCAGTCCTGCCAGGCGATGCACGGACTTGATGGATTTTCCAAGAGCTCGTTTTCACTCTGGGGTGGAGTGGTGTAAATCAGTGTGTGCCCCCCACAAGGGCTGAGCATCCCCCCAGCTATCCCCCCACCCTGGGATGCAGCTCTCCAGGTGCCCCGCGCTGGTTTGGGCCGTGCCTGTGACACCCAAATGCTTCCCCCAGAGTCCTCCACCACCCCGAAGAAGGAGAAGGACATGGAcggggagaaggagaagaaggagaaggggcTGGATTTTCCCAGCTGCCCGAACGAAGGGGCGAAGCATCCCAAGAGCCCGGCTGAGAAGCACAGGGAGAAGCACAAGGAGAGGTGggggctcctgcctgctgtcGGGGGGCACCAGCCGCGTGGCCAAGGCATCAGTGGGGCCGATACAAGCCCACCCTCTGCTCGCTCCCTACGAGTTGTTTGATTTATCCATCTCTGCCTGTCCACGGGTGCCACCAGCACTGCCGGAGAACCaaagggcagctgcctgcagccatgGCAGCACCAGGGCAGCTTTTGGAGAACAGAGggagaaatggcttttttttttttcctttttccttctctggagCTATTTATTCCCCGGGCAAGGGCTGTTTGGACGGTGCTCGTCTGACCCTGCCCCACTCTCTCTGTCCCTAGGAAGCCCAGCAAGTCCGGCTCTCGTGCCACCACCCCCCGGGGCCACCCTGCCGACTCCGTCCCGGAGAGGTACCTGCCGAAGGGCACACCGACCCTCGCGCCGGGCTCTGCCAGCCTGGGGGAGGCTTTGCCGGCAGCCTGGGCACTGGTGGGGCTCAGGGGTGACTTGGCTGGGGATGGGGTGTGCAGATGGGCAGGCAGGATGCGGCTCACCAGGTCACAGCGGGGTGTGCTGGGGCCAGGCTCGCTGAGAGcatctctcccttcctttgGGCTTCTGCGGTGAAGAGACTCCAGTGACGGCCAGAGCCCCACTGCGTCCTCGAAGAAGTCACCTCCGGGTGGCAAGAAAGAGAGGTGGGTGCCTGGGCTGGACGGGGATGGGAGAGGTCGGACCCCAGCCCCTTGCCGGGCTGCGGATGGGGGTTTGGACCCACGCCTGGTCCCTATCGCTGCCCTCTGACACGGGGCTCGTCCTGCCAGGAGAGACTCTGCCGACTCGAGGTCCTCCACCACCTCGgccatctcctcctcttcctccctgcaaaAGAGACCATCAGGGGAGAGGTAGGGAGGGGGTGTCCCCGGGCAGCCTGGGGATGCTTCGGGGATGCCCTTCGGGGATGCTCTTACCATGGGACCCCCGTCCGGGGTGGGTAGAGATGGCTGGGAGCCCTGATCCTGCCACGGGCACTGGGACATTCCCCATGAGGAGCAAATCCTCCTCTGGGGAGATTCCTGTTGGCTTCTGAGCGCTCACATTGATGTGCTGGTGCCTGTGAGGTCCTGCCACCGGTCCCTGCCCCCTGTCCTGCATGCCCTGTCTCTGGTGTCatccccgctgtccccccgTGCCACCCCCAGGAGAGCCTCTGTGGGCACCAGCCCCTCGCCAGCTCCCACCGGCTCCTGGAGAAACTCCAGCGACAGCAAGGAGGAGAGGTAGGAGAGACCCATCCCGCTGCCGCAGGACCCACGGCAGGTCccctggggctgtgccaggACCCTGGTGCCTGCCTGTCCTCCCCGTGTGCCCCTGCAGAGCCAACAGCAGCAAGGCCAAACCGGAGACGCCGCggacccccaccaccccccccttCTCGCCCGGCCCCTGCCTCCTGGCCCCCTGCTACCTCACGGGGGACTCGGTGCGGGACAAGTGCATCGAGATGCTGACGGCCGCCCTCCGCATGGACGGTGAGCGGGTCTGGGGGGTGCTGGAGCCCGGGGGGTGCTGGAGCCCAGACTGGGCTGTTTCTCGTATGGGACAGCCCTAATAGGAGCAACCCTACAATAACAAGCAAGGCTCTGCATCCTGGGGCACCTGTAGCCCTGCGACAGCAAACTCACCCTGGACTTGCAAacaaactgcagctgcagctcatAGCTCAGTGTTCAGccccaaaatgaaagaaaaggaggttgGTAGGGTCTCCGATAAGGGGTTGGATGTGGGGATGGGGTCTTTGTAAGGTTCAAGATGGGTAAAAAATTGGTTTTTTGGAGATGGGGTGCCTGGGACAAGttgagggggagaggggagatttttttttcgGGGTTTCTCGGTGCCCGGTGAGACCCGGCTGGTTTCACCCCTCGGCCTCTCTGCCCTTTAGACGACTACAAGGAGTTCGGTGTCAACTGCGAGAAGATGGCATCGGAGATCGAAGACCATATCCTttgggggagctgggagccCCCAGGCTCCATCTGCTGGGGGACACACACGTGGGCCCAAGAGTGGTGGTGGGGACAGGATGGAGGGTggtggggacaaggacagaGGGTGGCAGGGACAAGGACAGAGGGTGACGGGCTCTGCTGTCCCCGTTGCCTGCAGAGGGAGCCCAGAGCCCGGTTAGAGGCTGATGCTGAGCAGAGCATCCTCCGGGCACCTGCCTTAGTCCGGGGGTCTGTGcgtcccccccaaacccctctgctCAGGGACCTGCCTTCGTCCCTggggaaataaaacccaaacccagCCAATGCCTCTGAGCCCGCTGTGGGTGCCCGTTTCTCTTGCCGGCCCCGGTCCATCGCGGTGCCCAGGCTGTGGCACGCTGGCAGGGATGGAGCCACCTCCATTCACCCCCAACTCAAGGCTTGGGGGGTCTCCTGGCAGCTCCCTGAGACCGGGACTGCCCCCAGGGTGGATCCCCCTCCTGGGTACGCTTCGATTTTTGGTGCACTTCCCTCATAGGACCCCGAAGCTGCCACCTCAGCCTGTCTGCCCGCATCCGTGCAGGCAGCCGGCGGCTTTTTGGCCAgcttgggaggaggagagcgggCTGAGTCTGCACCATGAACTCACATCCCAGCACAGGGCTTGGTGACGGTCCCTGT of Ciconia boyciana chromosome 21, ASM3463844v1, whole genome shotgun sequence contains these proteins:
- the TCEA3 gene encoding transcription elongation factor A protein 3 yields the protein MGPAEELVRIAKKLDKMVARKSMEGALDLLKSLTGYTMTIQLLQTTRIGVAVNSVRKHCSDEEVVASAKILIKNWKRLLESSTTPKKEKDMDGEKEKKEKGLDFPSCPNEGAKHPKSPAEKHREKHKERKPSKSGSRATTPRGHPADSVPERDSSDGQSPTASSKKSPPGGKKERRDSADSRSSTTSAISSSSSLQKRPSGERRASVGTSPSPAPTGSWRNSSDSKEERANSSKAKPETPRTPTTPPFSPGPCLLAPCYLTGDSVRDKCIEMLTAALRMDDDYKEFGVNCEKMASEIEDHIFQELKSTDMKYRNRVRSRISNLKDPKNPSLRRNVLCGAILPSLIARMTAEEMASDELKELRNAMTQEAIREHQMAKTGGTVTDLFQCGKCKKKNCTYNQVQTRSADEPMTTFVLCNECGNRWKFC